The Streptomyces bacillaris sequence GCTGGCCGTGCGGTGCGTGGAGCGGCTGCGGGCCGCCCACCGGTCGGGGCGCACGGTGGTGCTCAAGGTCCGCCGGTACGACTTCTCCACCCTGACCCGCTCCGAGACCCTCCGGGGCCCCACGGACGACCCCACGGTGGTCCGTGAGGCCGCCGCGCGGCTGCTGGAGGCCGTCGACACCACCGGCGGCGTACGGCTGCTCGGGGTGGGCGTCACGGGGCTCGCGGACTTCACCCAGGAGGATCTGTTCGCGCAGGCCGCGGACGCCCGGGAGCTGGCCGGGCGGGCGCGGGAGCCGGAGCCGGAGCGGCAGGCTCCGGAGAGCGGTACGGAAGGGACCGGGCCCGCCGAGGAGGAGCCCGAGAGCGCCGAGCAGCTCGCCGCCCGGCGCTGGCCCGCCGGACACGACGTCCACCACGCGGCGCACGGGCACGGCTGGGTGCAGGGGAGCGGGGTGGGCCGGGTGACCGTGCGGTTCGAGGAGCCCGGCGGGCCGGTCGGCCGGGTCCGCACGTTCCGGATCGACGACCCGGAGCTGACCCCGGCCGACCCGCTGCCGCTGGTCCGCGACCCGGTCGACTACTCCTCCTGGCCGGCCAGCCTGCCGAAGTCGCGGTCGGGGCCGGTCTCCGCGGCCGGGGAGGAGTCCAGACCGTAGTGCCGGTAGAGCTGCAGCTCCTGCTCAGGGGAGAGGTGCCGGCCGACGCCGAAGTCCGGGGCGCCCTTGATCAGCGCGCGGTCGAAGGGGACCCGCAGGGTGTCGTCGACGAACTCGCTGGGTTCCAGCGGGACGAACGCGTCCCGGCTGAAGAGGCCGGTGCGTACGGCCGCCCACTCGGGCACACCGGTCGCGTCGTCGAGATAGACCTCATCCACCGTCCCGATCTTGGTGCCCTTGCGATCGAACGCCTTGCGGCCGATCAGGCGGCGCGGATCGATATCGGTCTGCACGGTGCCTCCCACTGGTCGCAACTGCTCAAGGGTGGATCCCGGTCACTCCAGGGGCCCCTCTCGCTCCACCAGGACCAAGACAAGTGCAGATCCGTGGCGTCGGCCACTCGAGGACTCCGCCGGGATGGCCGCTGGTAGGCTGGCAAGTGGCTGCTGACCCCGTGCGGGAGAGTCCTCCGGTGCAGAATCCGGAGGCGCCGAAGGAGCAAATCCTCCCCGGAATCTCTCAGGCCCCCGTACCGCACGGACGAGGTCACTCTGGAAAGCAGGGCGGGTTCGTGCGGGCGCAGGCCGGGACGGACTCGACCCTCACCGACGGTGAAAGTCGGCACGCCCCCGGGCGGGCCGGTGAAGCTCTCAGGTTGAGATGACAGAGGGGGAGGCCGTCCGGGCACCCGCGCCGTGGTGCCCCTCGCAGGTCGTGACAGACCAGGAGGCCTCCACCATGACCCCCCGTCGCACTCCGCTCTCCCAGCTGGAGCAGGGCATTCCGTTCGAGCAGCGCCACATAGGGCCCGACGCCGAGGCCCAGGCGAAGATGCTCGCCCAGGTCGGCTACGGCTCCCTCGACGAGCTGACCGCCGCCGCGGTGCCCGATGTGATCAAGAGTGCGGAGGCCCTGGACCTTCCCTCGGCCCGCACCGAGGCGGAGGTGCTGGCCGAGCTGCGCTCGCTGGCCGACCGCAACAAGGTCCTCGCCCCGATGATCGGCCTCGGCTACTACGGCACCTTCACGCCGCCGGTCATCCTGCGCAACGTCATGGAGAACCCCGCGTGGTACACGGCCTACACGCCGTACCAGCCGGAGATCTCCCAGGGCCGCCTGGAGGCCCTGCTCAACTTCCAGACGATGGTCGCCGACCTCACCGGGCTGCCCACCTCCGGCGCCTCCCTGCTCGACGAGGGCACCGCCGCCGCCGAGGCCATGGCGCTCTCCCGGCGCGTCGGCAAGGTCAAGAACGGCGTCTTCCTGGTCGACGCCGACACCCTGCCCCAGACCGTCGCGGTGATCCGGACCCGCGCCGAGCCGACCGGCGTCGAGGTCGTCGTCGCGGACCTCAGCGAGGGCATCCCCGCCGAGATCGCCGAGCGCGGCGTCTTCGGCGTGCTGCTCCAGTACCCGGGCGCCTCCGGGGCCGTCCGTACCATCGAGCCCGTTATCGAGCAGGCCCACGAGCTGGGCGCGATCGTCACCGTCGCCGCCGACCTGCTGGCCCTCACCCTGCTCACCTCGCCCGGCGCGCTCGGCGCCGACATCGCGGTCGGCACCACCCAGCGCTTCGGCGTGCCCATGGGCTTCGGCGGCCCGCACGCCGGCTTCATGGCCGTCCGCGAGAAGTTCGCCCGCTCCCTGCCCGGCCGCCTCGTCGGCGTCTCCGTCGACGCCGACGGCAACAAGGCCTACCGCCTCGCCCTCCAGACCCGCGAGCAGCACATCCGCCGCGAGAAGGCCACCAGCAACATCTGTACGGCACAGGTGCTGCTCGCCGTCATGGCCGGGATGTACGCCGTCTACCACGGCCCCGACGGGCTGCGCACGATCGCCCGCCGCACCCACCGCTACGCCACGATCCTCGCCGAGGGCCTGCGTGCCGCCGGTGCGGAGGTCGTGCACGGCTCCTTCTTCGACACCCTGACCGTGCGTGTGCCCGGCAAGGCCGCCGACATCGTCGCGGACGCCCGCGAGCGCGGGGTCAACCTCCGCCGCGTCGACGCCGACCACGTCTCCATCGCCTGCGACGAGACCACCACCCGGGCGCAGATCGCCGCCGTGTGGGCCGCCTTCGGCGCCGACGGCGATATCGAGGCGCTGGACGGCTCGGCCGCCGACGCGCTGCCCGGGACGCTGCTGCGCTCCGACGACATCCTGACCCACCCGGTCTTCCACCAGCACCGCTCCGAGACCGCGATGCTGCGCTACCTGCGCAAGCTCGCCGACCGCGACTACGCGCTGGACCGGGGCATGATCCCGCTCGGCTCCTGCACCATGAAGCTGAACGCGACCGCCGAGATGGAGTCCATCACCTGGCCCGAGTTCGGCGCGCTGCACCCCTTCGCCCCGGCCGACCAGGCCCAGGGCTTCCTCACGCTCATCCGTGAGCTGGAGGAGCGCCTGGCCGAGGTCACCGGTTACGACGCCGTCTCCATCCAGCCCAACGCCGGCTCCCAGGGCGAGTTCGCGGGCCTCCTGGCCGTGCGCGCGTACCACCGGGCCAACGGCGACGACCAGCGCACGGTCTGCCTGATCCCCTCCTCCGCGCACGGCACCAACGCCGCCAGCGCGGTCATGGCGGGCATGAAGGTCGTCGTGGTGAAGACCGCCGACGACGGCGAGGTCGACGTCGCGGACCTGCGCGCCAAGATCGAGCAGTACCGCGACGAGCTGGCCGTCCTCATGATCACCTACCCGTCGACGCACGGCGTCTTCGAGGAGCACGTCGCGGACATCTGCGGTGAGGTGCACGACGCGGGCGGCCAGGTCTACGTGGACGGCGCCAACCTCAACGCGCTGGTCGGGCTCGCCAAGCCCGGCAAGTTCGGCGGCGACGTCTCGCACCTGAACCTGCACAAGACCTTCTGCATCCCGCACGGGGGCGGCGGCCCCGGCGTCGGCCCGGTCGGCGTCCGCGCCCACCTCGCCCCGTACCTCCCCAACCACCCGCTCCAGCCCGCCGCGGGCCCGGAGACCGGTGTGGGCCCGATCTCGGCCGCTCCCTGGGGCTCGGCGGGCATCCTGCCGATCTCGTGGGCGTACGTCCGGCTGATGGGCGGCGAGGGGCTCAAGCGCGCCACGCAGGTCGCGGTGCTGGCGGCCAACTACATCGCCAAGCGCCTGGAGCCGCACTACCCGATCCTCTACACCGGCCCGGCCGGGCTCGTCGCCCACGAGTGCATCGTGGACCTGCGGCCGATCTCCAAGGCCACCGGCGTCTCCATCGACGACGTCGCCAAGCGCCTGATCGACTACGGCTTCCACTCGCCGACCATGTCGTTCCCGGTGGCCGGCACGCTGATGATCGAGCCGACCGAGAGCGAGGACCTCGCGGAGCTGGACCGGTTCTGCGACACCATGATCGCGATCCGCGCCGAGATCGAGAAGGTCGCCTCCGGCGAGTGGAGCGCGGACGACAACCCGCTGGCCAACGCCCCGCACACCGCCGCCGCGCTCGGTGGCGACTGGGCGCACGGCTACAGCCGCGAGGAGGCCGTCTTCCCGGCCGGGGTCTCGGCCGCCGACAAGTACTGGCCGCCGGTGCGCCGGATCGACGGTGCCTTCGGTGACCGGAACCTGGTCTGCTCCTGCCCGCCGCTGGAGGAGTACGACGGCTGACCCTGCGGGGTGGGGCGCTGACATGCGTCGGGGCCGGTGCGGGGAGTTCCCCGGGCCGGCCCCTTCTCCGTACCGCGCTGTTCGTACTGTGCTGTCTGTACTGCTCTGTCGTCCGTGCGGCCGTTCTCAGGCGGCCTTCACCACGCTGCTCGTCGCCAGCGGCCGGTGCGGTGCGATGATCTGCCCGTCGGGCAGCAGCTCGCCGGTGTCCTCGAAGAGCAGGACGCCGTTGCACAGAAGGCTCCACCCCTGTTCCGGGTGGTGGGCCGTCAGGCGGGCCGCCTCCCGGTCGGGGGAGTCGGCGGTGGGGCAGGGTGGCTGGTGTTGGCACATGGCTGCGTTCTTTCGCTGCGTCGAGTCGAGTGTCCTGCGGCTGGATGAGAGGTTCATGGCCGCCCCCGTATCAGTCGGTCCGGTCCCAGTGTTGCCCCACGGGGATGATTCCGCAGGGATTTCGCTCCAGCTCCCTTACTCCTCCCATGACGCGTCACCCGCGCGGATGGTTCACCGCAACTGCACTGTCCCTTCGGGTGGTTCGGGGTGGCCGGATGGGGCTAGTCCGAGTGGGTAGGGGAAAGCCCCCGTGGTGACCGCCCCGCCAGCGGGCGGTCACCACGGGGGCTGTGTCCTCCCCGGCCGCCGGTCAGGCGGAGCTGAGCAGCGGTCCCGGCCCCACGCGCAGGGTCATGACCGGCAGCAGATCGGCGACCCGGTGCGGCCGGTGCGCGGCGATGCCCGGCGGCGCCGGAGCCAGCGGCACCAGGACGTCGGCCGGGGCGAGCACCCCGGTGGAGGCGTCGTCCGCGGGGTCGTCGTGCAGCCAGAGGGTGAGCATGTACAGCTCGGGGACGGAGAGAAGTCTCGCCTGGTACGTCGTGGGCGAGGCCTCGGCCTGACGGACCGCCAGTTCCGTCGAGGCGAGGTAGGGGCCCTCGAAGAAGTGCGAGAAGCTCCAGCCGTCCGGGGTGAGCATGGTGTCCGCGGCGGCGATCGCGCGGCCCTCGCTCCGGATCAGGAAGCGCCAGGCCGCCAGACGGGTCCGGGGCACGGCCCCGGTCGGCGCGATCCGGTCCAGGACGTGGACGGGCAGGGGCAGTTCGGGGCTCAGCGGTCCCTGGGCGGACCGGAGAGCGGAGGTGCGGGCCTGGCGGACCGCGGTGGGAGAACCGAGGGCCGCGGACACGCTGCGCAGGGCGGGCGCGGGAGCCGAGGGGACATGCAGCGGCATGGTGGGTCGCCTCTCACTTCGGAGACACGGTGAAACGGGGCGGGTGCGGTGCAGACGGCGCTGTCGGCATGCGGGGCCGGATGAGGCCGATGACGGGCCGGTTGCGTCAACTCTCTGCCTCGTCAGGTGGAGTTTATACGACGGGTGTTCACTCAGTGTTTCCGCTAGCCGCCGGGGATATTTCGCGCAAGGCGACATCCGGACTTCGGAACGCGGTTTTCCTGGCGATTTGTTCGGCTGTTTCCGGTCCCTGCCTGGGCTTCTTTCGGTGGAGCGGTAGGCCGAAACTCACCGGTGTTTCCGGCGGGCACTTTCCGGAGGAAAATGCCGTCCGTCGCGTGCCACCGGAATGTGCCCCAGGTCTCCTTCATCCAGCCTAGCGGGTTTCCGGTGGCGTGTGGGGCGTTACGGATCACTCCCGCTGGGCATTATCGATCGTGATGCGAGCGGCCCGGTCGGCGGGCCGACCACTGGAGGAGGGACCCCTCGATGGGGGAGAAGGTCGTGGCGGGCGCCGTTGACCTGTCCGATCGGCAGGCGTACCGCACCAAGCTCAACCAGTGCCTGGAGGGGCTGGGCAGACTGCTGGCGGAGCGGAGGTTCGACCGTCCCCGAAACCTGATGGGGCTGGAGATAGAGCTGAATCTCGCGGGAACCGACGGTCTGCCGCGGATGATGAATCAGGAAGTGCTCCAGCGCATCGCGAGCCGGGATTTCCAGACCGAACTCGGGATGTTCAATCTGGAAGTAAATATCGTTCCGCACCGGCTCGGCGGCCGGGTATTCGATCAGCTCTCGGAGGAGCTGCGGACCGGTCTCGCCTATGCGCACCGCAAGGCCGGTGAGGTGGACGCGGGGATCGTCATGATCGGAATCCTGCCCACGCTCGGCGAGCACGACGTGGTCTCGGCCAATCTCTCCGACGTGGACCGCTACACCCTGCTCAACGATCAAATGGCGGCCGCCCGGGGGGAGGATTTCGCCCTGGATATCGAAGGCGTCGACCATCTGGTCTGCTCCTCGCCGTCGATCGCCCCCGAATCGGCCTGCACCTCGGTGCAGTTGCACCTCCAGGTGACGCCCGACCGGTTCGCGGACGTGTGGAACGCGGCCCAGGCGGTCGCCGCCGTGCAGATCGCGCTGGGCGCCAACGCCCCGTTCCTCTTCGGCAAGGAACTGTGGCGCGAGTCGCGGCCGCCGCTGTTCCAGCAGGCCACCGACGTACGGCCGCCGGAGCTGGCCAACCAGGGGGTACGGCCCCGGACCTGGTTCGGGGAGCGGTGGATCACCTCCGCCTACGAGCTGTTCGAGGAGAACCTGCGCTACTTCCCGCCGCTGCTGCCGATCTGCGACGAGGAGGAGCCGCTGCGGGTCCTCGACGAGGGCGGGGTGCCGGAGCTGGCCGAGCTGGTCCTCCACAACGGCACGGTCTACCGCTGGAACCGCCCGGTGTACGGCACGGTCGACGGCGTCCCGCACCTGCGGGTGGAGAACCGGGTGCTCCCGGCCGGCCCCACCGTCACCGACGTGATCGCCAACTCCGCTTTCTACTACGGGCTCGTACGGGCGCTCGCCGAGGAGTCCCGGCCGGTGTGGAGCAAGCTGCCGTTCGAGGCCGCCGCTGAGAACTTCACCGAGGCCTGCCGCCACGGCATCGACGCCGAACTGCTCTGGCCACGCCCCGGCCGCGCGGGCGGGCTGGCGAAGATCCCCGCCGTACAGCTCGTACGGGAGGAACTGCTGCCGCTTGCCGCGGCCGGGCTCGACGCCTGGCAGATCGAGCCCGCCGACCGGGACCGCTACCTCGGGGTCATCGAGGAGCGGTGCAAGCGGCGGGTCAACGGGGCCTCCTGGCAGGTCGCCACCTACCGCCGGGCCCTGGAGGCCGGACTCGGCCGGGACGCGGCCCTGGCGGCGACCACCCGGCGCTACGCCGAGCTGATGCACGCGGGGGAGCCGGTGCACACCTGGCCGGTGGGGTTCCCGGCACCCTGAGCGGGGCGCGGCGGGCGTGGTCCCGTACGGGGGCGTGTTCTCGTACGCCGGCGCGCGCCCTCGTACGGCGGGGCGTGGTCCCGTACGGGAGGGTGCGATTCCGTACGGCGGGGCGTGGTCCTGTACGCGGGTCGGCTCGGTGGCTTCCGTACGCGGACGGGGGCGGCGGGGCGCTGTACGTACGCGGAGTGGGCAGGCCCGCCGTACCCCCGCGCACGCGCCGCCCCGCCCTCACTCCTGGGCGGCGCGCCCGTTCTGTCCGGCCGTCATGATGGCCTGGAAGATGACCGCCTGGATCTCCGCCGGGTCGCTGACCTCGTAGCCGTCGCCCCCGGTGATCCGGGCGATCTCGGCTACCTCCTCGCGGTCGGCGTCCGGGCCCACCGCGATGGCGATGATCGGCACCGGGCGCTCGGGATCGGCCAGCTCCTTCAGCCGCGCGGTCAGCGCGCTCCGGGAGATGCCGTCCTCGTCCTGGTTCGAGCCGTCGGTGAGGATCACCAGGGCGTTGAACTTGCCCTTCACATACGTCGATCGGGCCTCCTCGTACGAGGCCAGTACCGTGTCGTACAGCCCGGTCGCCCCGCCCGGCACGGGCTGCAGACCCGCGAACGCCGCCGACAGCTTCTCCCGGTGGGTCGAGCCGCCCTGGGCCGGGTCGCCCAGCCGACGGGTGGGCATCAGCTTCCGGTAGTCCTTCGTGCCGTCCAGCGTCGTGGCGAACTCCCACAGGCCGATCTCGTCGTCCGGGGTGAACTGGGCAAGAGCCTGGATCAGCGACTCCTTGGTGACGTCCATCCGTGACCGGCCGCGCCCGGGCACCGGGGTGGACATGGAACCCGAGGCGTCGACCACCGTGGTCAGCCGGGCGCTCTGGACGGTGATCGTCCACATCCCCAGCATCTCCTGGAGCTGCTTCGCCGACGGGGCCTCGGCCGCCGATGTGGCGTACGGCTGCGGTGACTTGGCGCCCGCCGACGCGACCACCGTGTCTTCGGCCGACCCGTCCGCCGGGCGGAACCCGTACCGCGCGAACACCGCCCGCGAACCCCTGTCGTTCAGCAGGGTCATGAAGCGCAGGGCAGCCCGGGACTGGGTGAGGGTCAGCTTCTCCTCGTCGACCAGGGTGTACGGGTAGTCCAGCAGCGGGGTGCCGTCCTCGGGATAGAAGAGGTTCAGCCTGCCGCTGTCGGCGGCCTCCGCGTTGTGGGTGAAGGCGGCCTGCTCGGATATGAGGACCGCCTGGTTGCGTTTCGGGTTGCCCTCCTCGGCGCCGGAGCCGCTGCGCGCCAGGGTCTCCAGCACCTGGGCGTCGCTGTCCGACATCCGCTCGGCCAGCACCTTCGCCGTCTCCGCGACGCGGATGTCGCTGTCCCCGCCCTGCTGCGCGGACGAGCCGCCGATGCTGGTGAGGGCGAGCAGACCGGTGGCGCTGCGCGCCGGATCGGCCGCGCCTAGGCGGACCTTCTCCGTCCCGAGGGTCGTGGCGACCAGCTCGGCCCAGGAGTACGTCTTCTCCGGCCAGCCCAGACGCCCGGCCGCGGACGGCACCATGGCGAGGGCCACCGGCGAGGAGGCGATGGAGTCCGAGGGGGAGATCGGGATGCCCGTACCGAGTCCCTCGGCGCGGTCCAGCCAGAGGTCGGAGTCGGGCAGCCAGACCTGGAAGCCGGGCGCCTCGCCGCCCGCGAGCGCGTCGGCCACCTTGTAGGAGTCACGGGCGACCACCTCCACGTCGAGGCAGTGGCCGTCCGACGTCACCTCGTCCGCCCGGGTCTGCTCGGCGATCTCCCGGACCGCCGGTGCGATGTCCGGGGAAGCGGCGAGCGAGAGGCGTACGGCGGAGTCCTCGCACGACTCGGAGAACGACAGCAGTCCGCCCTTGACCGCCACCCCGGCCCCCGTCGCCACCGCGAGGACGAGCAGCGTGGCGATGGCGATCGTGCGACGCCTGCGCCGCGGAGACGCCTCCCCGCGTTCTTCCGGCGCGTAGGCGTCGGGCAAGCTGTGACGTCCCATGTCGGTGGAGCCCCCCTGAAGGCGAAAGATGAACGGTGAGCAAGGAAAAAGGGGGACCGCACCATCGGTGATGGTGGTCGTCCCCCGGCCTGTCGCGCATGATCTTCGTACCTGCATTCGAGACCCTAGCGGGACGGTGGGCGGGATGAGACGCGATTGCAGAACAAAAGGCAGGTGGACCGGTGAAGGTGGGGCGCGTGGCTGATTCCTATCCCCAAGTGGGCGATTCGCGAAGGATCCTGCGGTCGGAGACGCTGCTGGTCCTGGCCCTCTCCCTGGGCGCGAGTGCCGTGTCCTCACTCATCAGTTTTGTCGGATCACTGACGAAACCGGGGGGTTTGAAGGACCAGGCGGCGACGCTCAACGGTTCCTACGCGCCGGGCCGTCCATGGCTTGATCTGGCGTGGCAAATGTTCGGGATCGCAACGGCCCTGGTGCCGGTCGCCCTGGTGGCGCATCTGCTGATCCGGGAGGGGGCGGGGCTGCGGACCATCGGTTTCGACCGGACCAGGCCGTGGTCCGACCTCGGCCGCGGGACGCTGGTCGCGGCCGGCATCGGCAGCGCCGGGCTCGCCTTCTACCTGGTCGCCCGGGCGAGCGGCTTCAACCTCACCGTCGTACCGGAGTCGCTGCCCGACGTCTGGTGGAAGTTCCCCGTCCTCATCCTCTCGGCGGCGGAGAACTCCGTGGTGGAGGAGGTGATCGTCGTCGCGTATCTGCTGCGGAGACTGGACCAGCTCGGCTGGACCCCGATGGCCTCGCTGGTGGCCAGCTCCGTGCTCCGCGGCTCGTACCACCTCTACCAGGGCATCGGCGGCTTCATCGGCAACATGGTGATGGGCGTCGTCTTCGTCCTGCTGTACCGGCGCTGGGGGCGGGTGGGGCCGCTGGTGGTCGCCCATACGCTGCTCGACATCGGGGCGTTCGTCGGGTACGCGCTGCTCGCGGGGAAGGTGGACTGGCTGCCGACGCCGTAGGGGCGGCCTGATCGAGGGCCCAGCCGCAGTGGGCCGGTCGAGGGCTCAGCCGTAGTGGCCCGCTTCGGGACTCAGAGGGTGGTCAGCAGCTCGCCGTCGATCACGGTGACCGCGTTGCCGGTCAGCAGGGTGCGCTCGCCGCGCAGAGCCGTGCGTACGAGGCCGGAGCGGGCGGACGCCTGGAGTCCGGTGAGATCGTCCCGGCCCAGCCGCGCCGACCAGAAGGGGGCCAGCGCGGTGTGGGCGCTGCCGGTCACCGGGTCCTCGTCGATGCCGACGCCGGGGAAGAAGCCGCGCGAGACGTAGTCGTAGCCACGGGCCGGGTCCTCGGCGGCGGCCGTGGCGATGATGCCGCGCCGCGAGTGGGCGACGAGGGCGGCGAAGTCCGGGGCGAGTCCCCGTACGGTCGCTTCGTCGCGCACCTCGACGAGGAGGTCGCCGATGTGTTCACCGGTGTCGTGGACCGAGACGGGCTCCGCCCCCAGCGCCGCCGCGAGGCCGGGCGGCGGTGCGGCCTCCTCGCGGAGCGGGGCGGTGGGGAAGTCGAGCGTGAGGGTGCCGTCCGGGTGGGCGGTGGCGGTGAGGAGCCCGCAGCGCGCGGTGAACCGTACGGTGCCGGTGGCCCGCCCCGTGGTGTGCAGGACGTGCGCGGTGGCGAGCGTGGCGTGCCCGCACATGTCGACCTCGGTGGCCGGGGTGAACCAGCGCAGCGCCCAGTCGGCCTCGCCGCCGGGCGGCAGCGGGTGGGCGAAGGCCGTCTCGGAGAGGTTGACCTCGGTGGCGATCTCCTGGAGCCGTTCGGCGTCGGGAAAGGCTGCGGACTCCAGCAGCAGGACCCCTGCGGGATTGCCGGAGAAGGGGCGGTCGGTGAACGCGTCGACGATACGAATTCTCATGGGGCGACCGTAGAACGCCCGCGCGGCCGTGGACCAAGGCCAATTCGGGGTCGCTGGCCCCTGCCGCCGTCGTGCTGTCTGCTCAGGCGCGGGAGGCGGTGCCGCCCCGGTGGGCGAAGGTGTCCAGCGACCAGGTGTGCGTACAGCCGGGGCACTGGAGGTGCAGGACCGGACCGGTGTTGGCGATCAGATAGCGCCAGTGCTCGCCGCAGGTGCGGCGGTCCGCGCAGGCCGCGCAGTGGCGGGCGTCGTCGCAGGCGGGGCAGGCCACCCAGGCGCGCCGGGCGATGTCCGCCTGCGGATCAATGGGCAGCCGCACGGCCCGGGCCCTCGTCCGGCAGCACACCGGCGGCCACCAGCCGGTCGTAGGTGCGCTGCTGCTCGGCGTCCAGCCCCGAGTAGAGCAGGGCGTAGGCCTCGTTCTCGCTGCGGAGGGCGGCCACCGGATCCCAGTCGGGCCCCAGCGCGGCGACGACCTCGGCTCGACGCCAGGCTTCTTCGAAGGTCAGGTCGATGGTGAGGGGGACGAGGGGGGGCTCTGGTCCTGGCTCATGGCGGTGCTTCCGGTGGGTATCAGGGGAAACCTCACCATCTGTACCAGGCCTCCACCACGACAGGGAAGGGTGACCTAAGTCGCCCGGTGAGGGCCGGTGGGGGCGCCGGACCCGGCCGATCGGTGGGTGGGGGCGGGCGGTTGCCGGTACGGGGGCGTCGGCGGCGGCTCCGTATCGTACGGGTTCCTGTGGCGCACCTCATGCCGGCGGGGGTGGCCGGTGGGCGCTGTCGGCGGGCCGGGTCGGCAGCGTCTTGTCAGGCGATAGCTTCCGATATATCGTTGAAGCATCGCGATGGATCGAAGATGAAAGGAGCGTAGCGATGCGTTCACAGGGATATGAGC is a genomic window containing:
- a CDS encoding PRC-barrel domain-containing protein codes for the protein MQTDIDPRRLIGRKAFDRKGTKIGTVDEVYLDDATGVPEWAAVRTGLFSRDAFVPLEPSEFVDDTLRVPFDRALIKGAPDFGVGRHLSPEQELQLYRHYGLDSSPAAETGPDRDFGRLAGQEE
- the gcvP gene encoding aminomethyl-transferring glycine dehydrogenase — its product is MTPRRTPLSQLEQGIPFEQRHIGPDAEAQAKMLAQVGYGSLDELTAAAVPDVIKSAEALDLPSARTEAEVLAELRSLADRNKVLAPMIGLGYYGTFTPPVILRNVMENPAWYTAYTPYQPEISQGRLEALLNFQTMVADLTGLPTSGASLLDEGTAAAEAMALSRRVGKVKNGVFLVDADTLPQTVAVIRTRAEPTGVEVVVADLSEGIPAEIAERGVFGVLLQYPGASGAVRTIEPVIEQAHELGAIVTVAADLLALTLLTSPGALGADIAVGTTQRFGVPMGFGGPHAGFMAVREKFARSLPGRLVGVSVDADGNKAYRLALQTREQHIRREKATSNICTAQVLLAVMAGMYAVYHGPDGLRTIARRTHRYATILAEGLRAAGAEVVHGSFFDTLTVRVPGKAADIVADARERGVNLRRVDADHVSIACDETTTRAQIAAVWAAFGADGDIEALDGSAADALPGTLLRSDDILTHPVFHQHRSETAMLRYLRKLADRDYALDRGMIPLGSCTMKLNATAEMESITWPEFGALHPFAPADQAQGFLTLIRELEERLAEVTGYDAVSIQPNAGSQGEFAGLLAVRAYHRANGDDQRTVCLIPSSAHGTNAASAVMAGMKVVVVKTADDGEVDVADLRAKIEQYRDELAVLMITYPSTHGVFEEHVADICGEVHDAGGQVYVDGANLNALVGLAKPGKFGGDVSHLNLHKTFCIPHGGGGPGVGPVGVRAHLAPYLPNHPLQPAAGPETGVGPISAAPWGSAGILPISWAYVRLMGGEGLKRATQVAVLAANYIAKRLEPHYPILYTGPAGLVAHECIVDLRPISKATGVSIDDVAKRLIDYGFHSPTMSFPVAGTLMIEPTESEDLAELDRFCDTMIAIRAEIEKVASGEWSADDNPLANAPHTAAALGGDWAHGYSREEAVFPAGVSAADKYWPPVRRIDGAFGDRNLVCSCPPLEEYDG
- a CDS encoding DUF5999 family protein, which gives rise to MCQHQPPCPTADSPDREAARLTAHHPEQGWSLLCNGVLLFEDTGELLPDGQIIAPHRPLATSSVVKAA
- a CDS encoding glutamate-cysteine ligase family protein, whose product is MGEKVVAGAVDLSDRQAYRTKLNQCLEGLGRLLAERRFDRPRNLMGLEIELNLAGTDGLPRMMNQEVLQRIASRDFQTELGMFNLEVNIVPHRLGGRVFDQLSEELRTGLAYAHRKAGEVDAGIVMIGILPTLGEHDVVSANLSDVDRYTLLNDQMAAARGEDFALDIEGVDHLVCSSPSIAPESACTSVQLHLQVTPDRFADVWNAAQAVAAVQIALGANAPFLFGKELWRESRPPLFQQATDVRPPELANQGVRPRTWFGERWITSAYELFEENLRYFPPLLPICDEEEPLRVLDEGGVPELAELVLHNGTVYRWNRPVYGTVDGVPHLRVENRVLPAGPTVTDVIANSAFYYGLVRALAEESRPVWSKLPFEAAAENFTEACRHGIDAELLWPRPGRAGGLAKIPAVQLVREELLPLAAAGLDAWQIEPADRDRYLGVIEERCKRRVNGASWQVATYRRALEAGLGRDAALAATTRRYAELMHAGEPVHTWPVGFPAP
- a CDS encoding substrate-binding and VWA domain-containing protein, translated to MGRHSLPDAYAPEERGEASPRRRRRTIAIATLLVLAVATGAGVAVKGGLLSFSESCEDSAVRLSLAASPDIAPAVREIAEQTRADEVTSDGHCLDVEVVARDSYKVADALAGGEAPGFQVWLPDSDLWLDRAEGLGTGIPISPSDSIASSPVALAMVPSAAGRLGWPEKTYSWAELVATTLGTEKVRLGAADPARSATGLLALTSIGGSSAQQGGDSDIRVAETAKVLAERMSDSDAQVLETLARSGSGAEEGNPKRNQAVLISEQAAFTHNAEAADSGRLNLFYPEDGTPLLDYPYTLVDEEKLTLTQSRAALRFMTLLNDRGSRAVFARYGFRPADGSAEDTVVASAGAKSPQPYATSAAEAPSAKQLQEMLGMWTITVQSARLTTVVDASGSMSTPVPGRGRSRMDVTKESLIQALAQFTPDDEIGLWEFATTLDGTKDYRKLMPTRRLGDPAQGGSTHREKLSAAFAGLQPVPGGATGLYDTVLASYEEARSTYVKGKFNALVILTDGSNQDEDGISRSALTARLKELADPERPVPIIAIAVGPDADREEVAEIARITGGDGYEVSDPAEIQAVIFQAIMTAGQNGRAAQE
- a CDS encoding CPBP family intramembrane glutamic endopeptidase codes for the protein MADSYPQVGDSRRILRSETLLVLALSLGASAVSSLISFVGSLTKPGGLKDQAATLNGSYAPGRPWLDLAWQMFGIATALVPVALVAHLLIREGAGLRTIGFDRTRPWSDLGRGTLVAAGIGSAGLAFYLVARASGFNLTVVPESLPDVWWKFPVLILSAAENSVVEEVIVVAYLLRRLDQLGWTPMASLVASSVLRGSYHLYQGIGGFIGNMVMGVVFVLLYRRWGRVGPLVVAHTLLDIGAFVGYALLAGKVDWLPTP
- a CDS encoding PhzF family phenazine biosynthesis protein, giving the protein MRIRIVDAFTDRPFSGNPAGVLLLESAAFPDAERLQEIATEVNLSETAFAHPLPPGGEADWALRWFTPATEVDMCGHATLATAHVLHTTGRATGTVRFTARCGLLTATAHPDGTLTLDFPTAPLREEAAPPPGLAAALGAEPVSVHDTGEHIGDLLVEVRDEATVRGLAPDFAALVAHSRRGIIATAAAEDPARGYDYVSRGFFPGVGIDEDPVTGSAHTALAPFWSARLGRDDLTGLQASARSGLVRTALRGERTLLTGNAVTVIDGELLTTL
- a CDS encoding DUF6400 family protein; this translates as MGRVRRPHRPSPGDLGHPSLSWWRPGTDGEVSPDTHRKHRHEPGPEPPLVPLTIDLTFEEAWRRAEVVAALGPDWDPVAALRSENEAYALLYSGLDAEQQRTYDRLVAAGVLPDEGPGRAAAH